A window from candidate division WOR-3 bacterium encodes these proteins:
- a CDS encoding thioredoxin domain-containing protein, with amino-acid sequence MKQNKLKREKSPYLRSYADSPVNFYPWSYEAFEKALKEDKPIFLSIGYSSCHFCHVMKEESFYDEEVAKILNENFISILIDREERPDIDNFYMNLSFYLTNKGGWPLTIIMTPDKKPFFISTYIPKTQKFGLRGIIDILEEIIKLWKEKKEEIKTYADNIIKNFERQEKLLPIEIEIKKEEFNCIFDRLFLYYEENFDEINGGFGYSPKFPTPQNNYFLLRYYKVKGEKRALLMVEETLKNLRKGGIFDQIGFGFFRYSVDKEWKIPHFEKMLYDQALLILSYLETYQVTKNDFYLKTALEIFEFLEREMKHKDGAYFTSIDADSEGIEGKYYLWNYEELEKNLDKEEFDFIKKYFEINKEGNFENKIIFHSKKLIEEENQKTWKNIRKKLLKIREKRIRPFTDYKILTDWNSLLMISLLKLYKVTGEEKFLNSALNIYNFIKNNLIKNKKIFHENIEGETNLEGFLDDYSFFIWALIELYETIFDNKILEDIVYYTDYVIEKFLNKENYIFNFTETEKNDLPFENQSIFESSYPSGNSVMLSNLIKLYFITGEEKYYNFSNKALKTLFNFLKEAPYAFSFLLSNIFYFNENTQLVILGNVKDAIELNLEINKTFEPFTLLILKQKEDEIYKKIDEKTTYFLCKNFSCDLKTLDKNLILNKIIGV; translated from the coding sequence TTGAAGCAAAACAAATTAAAAAGAGAAAAAAGTCCCTACCTAAGGTCTTACGCTGATTCACCTGTTAATTTCTATCCCTGGTCTTATGAAGCCTTTGAAAAAGCTTTAAAAGAAGATAAACCAATTTTTTTATCCATAGGGTATTCCTCCTGCCACTTTTGTCATGTTATGAAAGAGGAAAGTTTTTATGATGAAGAAGTTGCAAAAATATTAAATGAAAACTTTATATCAATTTTAATTGATAGAGAAGAAAGACCAGATATTGATAACTTTTATATGAATTTATCCTTCTACCTCACAAACAAAGGCGGATGGCCACTCACAATTATTATGACTCCTGATAAAAAACCCTTTTTTATCTCTACCTATATTCCAAAAACTCAAAAATTCGGATTAAGAGGAATTATTGATATTTTAGAAGAAATAATAAAATTATGGAAAGAAAAAAAAGAGGAAATAAAAACCTATGCTGATAACATAATAAAAAATTTTGAAAGGCAAGAAAAATTATTACCAATTGAAATTGAAATAAAAAAAGAAGAGTTTAACTGTATTTTTGATAGATTATTTTTATATTATGAAGAAAACTTTGATGAAATAAATGGTGGATTCGGATATTCACCTAAATTTCCCACACCACAAAATAACTATTTTCTTTTAAGGTATTATAAAGTTAAAGGAGAAAAAAGGGCACTTTTAATGGTAGAAGAAACTCTTAAAAACTTGCGTAAAGGGGGAATATTTGACCAGATAGGCTTTGGTTTTTTCAGATACTCAGTGGATAAGGAATGGAAAATTCCACATTTTGAAAAAATGTTATATGACCAAGCACTTTTAATTTTATCTTACCTTGAAACATACCAAGTTACAAAAAATGATTTTTATTTAAAAACAGCTCTTGAAATCTTTGAATTTCTTGAAAGGGAAATGAAACATAAGGATGGAGCCTATTTTACAAGTATTGATGCAGATTCAGAGGGAATTGAAGGAAAATATTACTTATGGAATTATGAAGAATTAGAAAAAAATTTAGATAAAGAAGAATTTGATTTTATAAAAAAATACTTTGAAATAAATAAAGAAGGAAATTTTGAAAATAAAATTATTTTTCATTCAAAAAAATTAATTGAGGAAGAAAATCAAAAAACATGGAAAAATATAAGAAAAAAACTTTTAAAAATAAGGGAAAAAAGAATAAGACCTTTTACGGATTACAAAATTCTAACTGACTGGAACTCCCTTTTAATGATTTCACTTCTAAAATTATACAAGGTTACTGGTGAAGAAAAGTTTTTAAATTCTGCACTTAACATCTATAACTTCATAAAAAACAATTTAATCAAAAATAAAAAAATATTTCATGAAAATATTGAAGGAGAAACAAATTTAGAAGGATTCTTAGATGATTATTCATTTTTTATATGGGCACTTATTGAATTATATGAAACAATTTTTGATAATAAAATACTTGAAGATATCGTTTATTATACAGATTATGTTATTGAAAAATTCTTAAATAAAGAAAATTACATATTTAATTTTACAGAAACAGAAAAAAATGATTTGCCTTTTGAAAATCAATCAATTTTTGAATCCTCTTACCCTTCCGGAAACTCTGTTATGCTTTCTAATTTAATAAAATTATATTTTATAACAGGTGAAGAAAAATATTACAATTTTTCTAATAAAGCATTAAAAACACTATTCAATTTTTTAAAAGAAGCTCCCTACGCTTTTTCTTTTCTTTTAAGTAACATTTTTTATTTCAATGAAAACACTCAGCTCGTGATCCTTGGTAATGTAAAAGATGCAATTGAATTAAATTTAGAAATTAATAAAACATTTGAACCTTTCACATTGTTAATTTTGAAACAAAAAGAGGATGAAATTTATAAAAAAATAGATGAGAAAACAACCTATTTTTTATGTAAAAACTTTAGTTGTGATTTAAAAACTCTTGATAAAAATTTAATCTTAAATAAAATCATAGGGGTTTAA
- a CDS encoding thioredoxin family protein translates to MAVESYIIPIGTKMPDFELKDPFGKKFSSKELMGEKGLLIVFTCNHCPYAKAIWPRLLKLGREIKSKGINTVAINPNSKNPEYPEDSVEEMKNKIKEWKIDIPYLVDETQEIAKSYKAQCTPDIYLVDKNMRLFYHGRFDDNWKDENLVTREELKEACYKLINDEEPPEIQKPSIGCSIKWV, encoded by the coding sequence ATGGCAGTTGAATCATATATAATTCCCATTGGAACAAAAATGCCTGACTTTGAATTAAAGGACCCTTTTGGAAAAAAATTTTCCTCAAAAGAACTAATGGGAGAAAAGGGATTACTGATTGTTTTTACCTGTAATCACTGTCCATATGCAAAGGCAATATGGCCAAGACTTTTAAAACTAGGAAGAGAAATAAAAAGTAAAGGGATAAACACAGTGGCAATAAATCCTAACTCAAAAAATCCCGAGTATCCCGAGGATTCTGTTGAAGAAATGAAAAATAAAATAAAGGAATGGAAAATTGACATTCCCTACCTTGTAGATGAAACCCAGGAAATAGCAAAAAGTTATAAAGCTCAATGCACCCCTGATATATATTTAGTTGATAAAAACATGAGACTTTTTTACCACGGAAGATTTGATGACAACTGGAAGGATGAAAATCTTGTAACAAGAGAAGAATTAAAAGAAGCCTGCTATAAACTCATTAATGATGAGGAACCTCCTGAAATTCAAAAACCCTCAATAGGTTGTTCTATAAAATGGGTTTAA
- the gcvPB gene encoding aminomethyl-transferring glycine dehydrogenase subunit GcvPB — translation MGNIFSQFKNRIREGDFEIPSTIPEYLKRKRPPRIPDLKENEVIRHFDRLGRKNYSVDYGFYPLGSCTMKYNPRLNEELASIPNFTELHPLQPAFTVQGILKIAKELENFLSLISGMDAITLQPAAGAHGELVGMLIVRKYHTEKGNPRKYVLIPDSAHGTNPASVTLAGYTALEIKSNSQGLVDIDELRKKVNEDVAAFMITNPNTLGLFESNIKLISEILHEKDILLYMDGANLNALLGITRPGDAGVDILHFNLHKTFSTPHGAGGPGSGPIGVKKFLEKYLPVPRIVERKGNFELSYDFPHSIGKVHAFYGHPLIWIRAFAYILRVGRENLRKISEFAILNANYLRRKLEKYFENPYPDRPSMHEFVLSAENIKRKYGVKALDIAKRLLDYGFHAPTMYFPLIVKEALMIEPTETESLETLDAFAEVIEKIMKEIEENSDLVKNAPHNTPVKRLDEAKANKDLDVRYNFSE, via the coding sequence ATGGGAAATATATTTTCACAATTTAAAAATAGAATCAGGGAGGGGGATTTTGAGATTCCTTCTACTATTCCTGAATACCTTAAAAGAAAAAGACCCCCTCGTATTCCTGATTTAAAGGAAAATGAAGTTATAAGACACTTTGATAGACTTGGAAGAAAAAATTATTCTGTGGATTACGGGTTTTATCCTCTTGGTTCCTGCACAATGAAATACAATCCCAGGTTAAATGAGGAGCTTGCAAGTATCCCAAATTTTACAGAACTTCATCCCCTTCAGCCTGCTTTTACAGTTCAGGGAATTTTGAAAATAGCTAAAGAACTTGAAAATTTTCTCTCTTTAATTTCAGGAATGGATGCAATTACATTACAGCCTGCTGCAGGTGCTCATGGCGAGCTTGTAGGAATGTTAATTGTAAGGAAATATCATACAGAAAAAGGTAATCCGAGAAAATATGTTTTAATTCCGGATTCTGCACACGGAACAAATCCAGCCTCAGTGACCCTTGCAGGTTACACAGCTTTAGAAATAAAGTCAAATTCTCAAGGTCTTGTTGATATTGATGAGCTAAGAAAAAAGGTAAATGAGGATGTTGCTGCCTTTATGATCACAAATCCAAATACCCTCGGTTTGTTTGAATCCAATATAAAACTGATCTCGGAGATTTTACATGAAAAGGATATTCTCCTTTATATGGATGGAGCAAATTTAAACGCCCTGCTTGGTATAACAAGACCAGGAGATGCAGGAGTTGATATTTTGCACTTTAATTTACACAAAACATTTTCTACACCCCATGGAGCAGGAGGTCCTGGTTCAGGTCCAATAGGTGTTAAAAAGTTTCTTGAAAAATATCTTCCAGTTCCAAGAATTGTTGAAAGAAAAGGTAATTTTGAACTTTCCTATGATTTTCCCCATTCAATAGGTAAAGTTCATGCTTTTTACGGTCATCCACTTATATGGATAAGAGCCTTTGCCTATATTTTAAGGGTCGGAAGAGAAAATTTAAGAAAAATTTCAGAATTTGCAATTTTAAATGCTAATTATTTAAGAAGGAAACTTGAAAAATATTTTGAAAATCCTTATCCTGATAGACCATCTATGCATGAGTTTGTCTTATCTGCTGAAAACATTAAAAGAAAATATGGTGTTAAAGCACTTGATATTGCTAAAAGACTCCTTGATTATGGATTTCATGCTCCAACTATGTATTTTCCTTTGATTGTTAAGGAGGCTTTAATGATTGAACCCACCGAAACAGAATCCCTTGAAACTCTTGATGCATTTGCAGAGGTTATTGAAAAGATAATGAAGGAAATTGAAGAAAATTCTGACCTTGTAAAAAATGCTCCTCATAATACTCCAGTAAAAAGGTTAGATGAGGCAAAAGCAAATAAGGATCTTGACGTAAGGTATAATTTTAGTGAGTAA
- the gltX gene encoding glutamate--tRNA ligase gives MSVRLRFAPSPTGVLHVGGVRTAIYNYLYAKNRGGKFLLRIEDTDVERSKEEWTLIILDGLKWLGIEWDEEIVFQSKRINIYKEYAEKLVKEGKAYFCFCTEKELEEERNLQKLEKKPIKYSRKCLKRKKEEIEKLLKEGREKTIRFYIPEGETKFIDLIHGEIIFKNEEIEDFIILRSDGTPTYNFACVIDDNYMGITHVIRGDDHISNTPKQILLYNALGFKIPEFAHLPMILGPDRKKLSKRHGATSVLEYKEEGFLPEALFNFLALLGWSPGEDREIISKEEMIKIFDIKDCRKSASIFDRNKLLWLNSEYIKRKDLDELVKISIEFLRKEKWWKKEFEKDTDYLKKTIELTRERAKVLKDIPYLIEYFYIDEFGYDIEAVERYFANPKVFEGLEEIKSEFEKLSEWNEKIIEEVVRKVADNLEEKHAFLIHPLRLAMTGRKVGPSLFKLMELLGKEKCIERIRRIIKELWGYIPGKTEIKKE, from the coding sequence ATGAGTGTAAGACTACGATTTGCCCCTTCACCAACTGGTGTCCTTCATGTAGGAGGAGTTAGAACTGCTATATATAATTACCTATATGCAAAAAATAGAGGAGGAAAATTTTTATTAAGAATAGAAGATACAGATGTTGAAAGATCAAAAGAAGAATGGACCCTTATAATACTTGATGGTCTTAAGTGGCTTGGAATTGAATGGGACGAAGAAATAGTATTTCAAAGTAAAAGGATCAATATTTATAAAGAATATGCAGAAAAACTTGTAAAAGAAGGGAAAGCCTACTTTTGTTTCTGCACAGAAAAAGAACTTGAAGAAGAAAGAAATTTGCAGAAACTTGAAAAAAAACCAATTAAATATTCAAGAAAATGCTTAAAAAGAAAAAAGGAAGAAATTGAAAAACTTTTAAAAGAAGGAAGAGAAAAAACTATTAGATTTTATATACCTGAAGGTGAAACAAAATTTATTGATTTAATTCACGGAGAAATTATCTTTAAAAATGAGGAAATTGAAGATTTCATAATATTAAGAAGTGATGGAACCCCAACTTACAATTTTGCCTGTGTAATAGATGATAACTATATGGGCATAACCCATGTTATAAGAGGTGACGACCATATTTCAAATACACCCAAGCAAATACTTTTATACAATGCCCTTGGTTTTAAGATTCCAGAATTTGCACATTTACCAATGATTTTAGGACCTGATAGAAAGAAATTATCAAAAAGGCACGGAGCAACTTCTGTTCTTGAATATAAAGAAGAAGGATTTTTACCAGAGGCTTTATTTAACTTTCTTGCACTCCTTGGCTGGTCTCCTGGTGAAGACAGGGAAATAATATCAAAGGAAGAAATGATAAAAATATTTGATATAAAAGATTGCAGAAAAAGTGCAAGTATTTTTGACAGAAATAAATTATTATGGCTTAATTCAGAATATATAAAAAGAAAAGATTTGGATGAACTTGTAAAAATTTCTATTGAATTTTTAAGAAAAGAAAAATGGTGGAAAAAGGAATTTGAAAAAGATACAGATTATTTAAAAAAAACAATAGAACTCACAAGGGAAAGGGCAAAAGTTTTAAAAGATATTCCTTATTTAATTGAATACTTTTACATAGATGAATTTGGCTATGATATTGAGGCAGTTGAAAGATATTTTGCTAATCCAAAGGTATTCGAAGGTCTTGAGGAAATAAAAAGTGAATTTGAAAAACTCTCAGAATGGAATGAAAAAATAATAGAAGAAGTAGTAAGAAAAGTTGCTGATAATCTGGAAGAAAAACATGCCTTTTTAATTCATCCACTTAGACTTGCAATGACAGGAAGAAAAGTTGGACCCTCCCTTTTTAAACTAATGGAACTTCTCGGAAAAGAAAAATGTATTGAAAGGATAAGGAGAATTATAAAAGAACTGTGGGGCTATATTCCAGGTAAAACGGAGATAAAAAAAGAATAA